In Phycisphaerae bacterium, the following are encoded in one genomic region:
- a CDS encoding DUF1320 domain-containing protein, translating into MSYATNADIEERLGTATYIELTDDTGSGQPDEDKVTEARLAAEAEIDSYLGRRFAVPIDVGGQPGLVAMLKRLTLDLAEYRLRMRRPPVTKDARLQCDAALLWLSRAANAEVALPTIVELPSNSGLGPAAETVGGERVLTGDGWEAV; encoded by the coding sequence ATGTCTTACGCGACCAACGCGGACATCGAAGAACGTCTGGGTACGGCGACCTATATCGAGCTGACGGACGACACCGGCTCAGGACAGCCGGACGAGGACAAGGTTACTGAAGCAAGGCTCGCGGCCGAGGCGGAAATCGACAGCTATCTGGGCCGGCGTTTCGCGGTGCCGATCGACGTCGGCGGGCAGCCGGGACTGGTAGCAATGCTGAAGCGGCTGACCCTGGATCTAGCCGAATATCGGCTGCGAATGCGACGACCGCCGGTGACGAAGGACGCCCGGCTGCAATGCGACGCGGCACTGTTGTGGCTCAGTCGAGCGGCTAATGCAGAAGTGGCGTTACCGACGATCGTCGAGTTGCCGTCAAACAGCGGACTCGGCCCGGCGGCCGAAACGGTGGGCGGCGAGCGAGTGCTGACGGGCGACGGATGGGAAGCCGTCTGA